From a single Deltaproteobacteria bacterium genomic region:
- a CDS encoding FkbM family methyltransferase, with translation MISNKLLFKSVNLVPWHFRALIKRLPIVAHLQRYLFNKFLSGKDFIYEINAGPAKGLKYPVSLPKDKLIWMGTYEAELANIASKSVTQNAICYDIGGYRGFFSGVFAIAGAKSVYVFEPFPENFEQIKHLIELNPNLPIKVKQMAIGNKNTITKFNVMPDESMGKLVNSTFQKDRKANRVINVSLKKIDSLIRDDGFPTPDIIKIDVEGAEVNVLRGAQEALRLKHPQLFIEAHSKKLCMDCSSILKSLDYQVTILETGLAPSGNNVPEISHLLCR, from the coding sequence GTAATAAATTATTATTCAAAAGTGTTAACTTAGTGCCCTGGCACTTCAGAGCACTCATCAAGCGTTTACCGATTGTTGCCCATTTACAACGATATTTATTTAATAAGTTTCTTTCCGGAAAAGACTTCATTTATGAAATCAATGCCGGCCCAGCCAAGGGATTAAAATATCCTGTTAGTCTGCCAAAAGATAAGCTGATATGGATGGGAACATATGAAGCAGAACTTGCAAATATTGCATCTAAATCAGTCACTCAAAATGCTATTTGTTATGATATCGGTGGATATCGAGGTTTTTTCAGTGGGGTATTTGCAATAGCAGGTGCAAAGTCTGTTTATGTTTTCGAACCATTTCCGGAAAACTTTGAACAAATTAAGCATTTAATAGAATTAAATCCAAACCTACCTATAAAGGTTAAACAAATGGCCATAGGCAACAAAAATACCATTACAAAATTTAATGTAATGCCTGATGAAAGCATGGGGAAGCTTGTTAATAGCACTTTTCAAAAAGACAGGAAAGCAAATAGAGTTATTAATGTCTCTCTCAAAAAAATAGACTCATTAATACGTGATGATGGTTTTCCCACACCAGATATAATAAAAATTGATGTGGAAGGTGCGGAGGTAAATGTATTAAGGGGCGCACAGGAAGCGCTTCGCTTGAAGCATCCACAACTTTTTATAGAAGCACATTCTAAAAAATTATGCATGGATTGTAGTTCAATACTTAAAAGCCTGGACTATCAAGTAACAATTCTTGAGACAGGTTTAGCTCCATCAGGTAATAACGTTCCAGAAATTAGCCATCTGTTGTGCCGGTAA